The sequence AGGAGACGTGGTCGAGGGCGTGGTCACCCGCCTAGCCGCCTTTGGCGCGTTCGTGGAGCTGGTCCCCGGCGTGGAAGGGCTGGTGCATGTTTCGGAAATTTCCTGGGCCCGAATCCAGAATCCGGAAGACGTGTTGACCGTGGGCGATCGGGTCCGGGCCAAGTACCTGGGTACCAGCGCCGGCAAAAAACCCGGCGAGATTCGTATTTCCCTGTCCATGAAGCAGGCTCAGGACGATCCGTGGAAAACCGTGTCCGAGAGGTTCAAGGACGGGGACAAGGTTACAGGTAAGGTGGTCAAATTGATGGAATTCGGGGCTTTTGTCGAGATCGCGCCCGGCATCGAGGGGCTCGTTCATGTCAGTGAAATGAGCTACGCCAAGCGCGTCCACAAACCCGGCGACATGGTCCAGGTCGGCGACGTTATCGCGGCCGTCATCAAGCAGGTTGATGTGGATAAGCAGCGCATTTCCTTGAGCATGCGCGACGCCGAGGGCGACCCATGGCTGACCGTGGCCGAGAAATATTCGGTTGGTTCCTCCGTGCGGGGCACCGTGGAAAAGCGACAGCAGTTTGGCCTGTTCGTCAATTTGGAGCCGGGCGTGACCGGGCTTTTGCCCCAGTCCGTCATGGCCAGGGCCGAGGGCGAGGTGAAGTTCGACAAGCTCGTTCCGGGCGATACCGTGGTGGTCAGCATCGAGAGCGTGAATCCGCGCGAGCGCAAGATCAGCCTGGGCACGGGGAAGAAGGATGAAGTTTCGGACTGGAAGGGCTACAAGCCTCAGTCTTCCGGTGGCGGTCTTGGCTCTCTGGGCGATGTCCTGGCCAAGGCCATGAAGAAGAAATAGGCGTCAAGAACACGAACCGCAAACCAAGGAGGCGATCATGGCCATGGAACGTTGGG is a genomic window of Deltaproteobacteria bacterium containing:
- a CDS encoding 30S ribosomal protein S1 translates to MSEDFAELFASYESQRKTALKAGDKVSGTVISIGQKSVFVDCGASVDGIVDREELLNDAGEVSVAEGDTLELYVVGLTDDSVRLSKALTGIAGMSMLEDAYSSRIPVEGKVKEQIKGGFHVEILKRRAFCPVSQIDARYVANPEDYVGQTLQFRITKLTEGGRNIVVSRRALLEEEQREASANFFEQIKEGDVVEGVVTRLAAFGAFVELVPGVEGLVHVSEISWARIQNPEDVLTVGDRVRAKYLGTSAGKKPGEIRISLSMKQAQDDPWKTVSERFKDGDKVTGKVVKLMEFGAFVEIAPGIEGLVHVSEMSYAKRVHKPGDMVQVGDVIAAVIKQVDVDKQRISLSMRDAEGDPWLTVAEKYSVGSSVRGTVEKRQQFGLFVNLEPGVTGLLPQSVMARAEGEVKFDKLVPGDTVVVSIESVNPRERKISLGTGKKDEVSDWKGYKPQSSGGGLGSLGDVLAKAMKKK